Proteins from a genomic interval of Treponema succinifaciens DSM 2489:
- a CDS encoding transposon-encoded TnpW family protein yields the protein MENIKQHDHRTTRRPDCVTEIRMGNTVLVVSGFFKKDTTSTAADKMARVLEAEAAATQKKAI from the coding sequence ATGGAGAATATCAAGCAGCACGACCACCGTACCACCCGCCGCCCCGACTGCGTGACGGAAATCCGCATGGGGAATACCGTTCTTGTCGTGTCCGGCTTTTTCAAGAAAGACACCACCAGCACCGCCGCCGACAAGATGGCGAGGGTACTGGAAGCGGAAGCCGCTGCTACACAAAAAAAGGCGATTTGA
- a CDS encoding ATP-binding protein codes for MTSEIKDILENMTTAAPEMEDYIGEDGLLYCGKCHTPKEAYFPEGKELFGRDRHPAECDCQRAAREQRQAAEEHRRHVEAVENLKQRAFADSAMQQWTFENDNGRNPQTGIARRYAEHWEEMQAENIGCLFWGNVGNGKSYLAGCIANALMEKEVPVYMTNFAVILGDLSPGFTGRNEYISRLCRYPLLIIDDFGMERGTDYGLEQVFHVIDTRYRSNKPLIATTNRPLDELKKPTDTAHSRIYDRLLSMCVPIRFTGVNFRQETAKRKMETMKKLLAE; via the coding sequence ATGACAAGTGAAATCAAAGATATTTTGGAGAACATGACAACCGCCGCCCCGGAGATGGAGGACTATATCGGCGAGGACGGACTGCTTTACTGCGGAAAGTGCCATACGCCGAAAGAAGCCTACTTCCCGGAGGGTAAGGAGCTGTTTGGCCGTGACCGCCACCCGGCAGAGTGCGACTGCCAGAGAGCCGCCCGTGAGCAGCGGCAGGCCGCCGAGGAACACCGCCGCCATGTGGAAGCCGTGGAAAATCTGAAACAGAGGGCTTTTGCCGACTCAGCCATGCAGCAATGGACATTCGAGAACGACAACGGCAGAAACCCGCAGACCGGGATTGCCCGGCGGTATGCGGAGCATTGGGAAGAAATGCAGGCCGAAAACATCGGCTGCCTGTTCTGGGGGAACGTCGGCAACGGGAAAAGCTACCTTGCGGGCTGTATCGCAAACGCCCTCATGGAGAAAGAAGTCCCCGTATATATGACGAACTTCGCCGTTATCCTGGGCGACCTCTCTCCCGGCTTTACAGGCCGGAATGAGTATATTTCCCGCCTTTGCCGCTATCCGCTGCTTATCATTGACGACTTCGGCATGGAGCGTGGCACCGACTATGGACTGGAACAGGTATTCCATGTGATTGATACCCGATACCGCAGCAACAAGCCGCTGATCGCCACCACCAACCGCCCGCTGGACGAGTTGAAAAAGCCGACAGACACGGCCCATTCCCGGATTTATGACCGACTGCTGTCCATGTGCGTCCCGATACGCTTTACTGGCGTCAACTTCCGGCAGGAAACCGCAAAGCGGAAAATGGAAACCATGAAGAAACTGCTGGCTGAATGA
- a CDS encoding cysteine-rich VLP domain-containing protein, which translates to MNDKPSRMDYRQHQAARRLVHECCNYDEGNCLLLDDGEPCVCVQSISYSLMCRWFRVAVLPLDGELAAALLYRGSRKRCAVCGAAFVPKSNRGKYCPGCAGCMKKRKAAERKRKQRQKCHALEPFKPA; encoded by the coding sequence ATGAACGATAAGCCGTCCCGCATGGACTACCGCCAGCACCAGGCAGCCCGCCGCCTTGTGCATGAGTGCTGTAACTACGACGAGGGGAACTGCCTGCTGTTAGACGACGGGGAGCCTTGCGTGTGCGTCCAGAGCATTTCCTATTCCCTCATGTGCCGCTGGTTCCGTGTGGCTGTCCTGCCCCTTGACGGGGAGCTGGCCGCAGCCCTCTTGTACCGGGGGAGCCGGAAACGCTGCGCGGTCTGCGGGGCGGCCTTTGTCCCCAAATCCAACCGGGGGAAATACTGCCCCGGCTGCGCCGGGTGCATGAAGAAACGCAAAGCCGCCGAGAGAAAGCGGAAACAAAGGCAGAAATGTCACGCTTTAGAGCCTTTCAAACCCGCATAA
- a CDS encoding DUF362 domain-containing protein, producing MKKLLSTLLALLFAAGIFAQNQNDGQKNGSQNQSIVYFTRDVSSAGLMKVYRALKQKIEGNVGIKVSFGGPDEEVLQPDLLRDLVRTTGGTMFDGNGLSGNRRTSEMNLSYARRHGFMEIGKCVMVSDSDYINLPLTGGNLLKYARTGKEFAGFDTLISVFRVRLHMLPAFDGNIKNISLCLANRSGKCIIHSGGTDESHYHSTPADVLEKSFADAAKAALDYKKNWAFINVLDDIEPNDSCRGAKNLGKIGIIASNDIVALEQCTLDFVIEKTDVDNATKSEWKAAHCTGMVEQLEKLGGGTRNYRLVELK from the coding sequence ATGAAAAAACTTCTTTCAACACTTTTGGCTTTGCTTTTTGCTGCCGGAATTTTTGCCCAGAATCAAAATGACGGTCAAAAAAACGGCTCGCAGAATCAGAGCATTGTCTATTTTACGCGTGATGTTTCTTCCGCGGGGCTTATGAAAGTTTACCGCGCTCTGAAGCAGAAAATCGAGGGAAACGTGGGAATCAAGGTGAGCTTTGGCGGACCCGACGAGGAAGTTTTGCAGCCAGATCTTTTGCGCGACCTTGTAAGGACGACTGGTGGCACGATGTTTGACGGAAACGGCTTGTCGGGCAACAGGCGTACTTCGGAGATGAATCTTTCGTATGCGAGGCGGCACGGTTTCATGGAAATCGGAAAATGCGTGATGGTTAGCGACAGCGACTATATCAATCTGCCTTTGACTGGCGGAAATCTTTTAAAATACGCGCGAACAGGAAAAGAATTCGCCGGCTTTGACACGCTGATTTCAGTTTTTCGCGTCCGGCTTCACATGCTCCCGGCTTTTGACGGAAACATCAAAAATATTTCGCTCTGCCTTGCCAACCGAAGCGGAAAGTGCATTATTCATTCAGGCGGCACGGACGAAAGCCATTATCACAGTACTCCTGCCGACGTTCTTGAAAAAAGCTTTGCAGATGCCGCAAAAGCCGCGCTTGACTACAAGAAAAATTGGGCGTTCATCAATGTTCTTGACGACATCGAGCCGAACGACAGCTGCCGGGGCGCGAAAAATCTCGGAAAAATCGGAATCATAGCCTCGAACGACATCGTGGCCCTTGAGCAATGCACTTTGGACTTTGTGATTGAAAAAACCGATGTTGACAATGCCACAAAATCCGAATGGAAAGCCGCCCACTGCACAGGAATGGTCGAGCAGCTTGAAAAACTCGGCGGCGGCACAAGAAACTATCGGCTCGTGGAATTGAAGTAG
- a CDS encoding cupin domain-containing protein, protein MTKEEFSKIDKFGVCEPNEAFAKYFIGQSFLKPLTDTKKGEFPIFNVTFEPGCRNNWHVHHAMKGGGQVLICTAGNGWYQEWGKEAVSMEAGSIVVIPANVKHWHGAKKDSWFSHITFEPAGEGTSNEWLEPVSDEEYGKLGE, encoded by the coding sequence ATGACAAAAGAGGAATTTTCTAAAATCGACAAATTTGGAGTTTGTGAGCCGAACGAGGCTTTCGCAAAGTATTTTATCGGTCAGTCGTTCTTGAAGCCGCTTACGGACACAAAAAAAGGCGAATTTCCGATTTTTAATGTTACGTTTGAGCCGGGCTGCCGCAACAACTGGCACGTTCACCATGCAATGAAAGGCGGCGGCCAGGTTTTAATCTGCACGGCTGGAAACGGCTGGTATCAGGAATGGGGAAAAGAGGCGGTTTCTATGGAAGCCGGAAGCATTGTTGTTATTCCTGCGAACGTTAAGCACTGGCACGGCGCAAAAAAAGACAGCTGGTTCAGCCACATCACGTTTGAGCCTGCAGGCGAGGGAACTTCCAATGAATGGCTTGAACCTGTGAGCGACGAGGAATACGGAAAACTTGGGGAATAA
- a CDS encoding flavodoxin: protein MARNAGKRNFVFETKYDERIASISVPKNPRVLVAYFSYSGNTESSAEYISKNLKQKFGDEKVDLVELEMKNPYRGGIYDVSQCDLMSGTRPPLKTKISATKMAEYDVVLLGYPTWWATLPMPVYSFIESYDFSGKAVVSFSSHGGTMYGDSVSDLSKHLPKSYLGLPFEFFYSGGRDLNARIDEWLKESGL, encoded by the coding sequence ATCGCGCGGAACGCCGGAAAACGGAACTTTGTTTTTGAGACAAAATATGATGAGAGAATCGCTTCAATTTCAGTTCCTAAAAATCCGCGTGTCCTCGTTGCGTATTTTTCTTATTCGGGAAACACCGAAAGCTCGGCTGAATATATTTCAAAAAACCTGAAACAAAAATTCGGCGATGAAAAAGTTGACCTTGTGGAACTTGAAATGAAGAATCCGTACCGCGGCGGAATCTACGATGTAAGCCAGTGCGACTTGATGAGCGGAACGCGGCCTCCTTTAAAGACAAAAATATCTGCCACAAAAATGGCGGAATACGACGTTGTCTTGCTCGGCTACCCGACTTGGTGGGCGACTCTTCCAATGCCGGTTTACAGTTTCATTGAAAGCTACGATTTTTCAGGCAAAGCCGTGGTTTCATTTTCAAGCCACGGCGGAACAATGTACGGCGACAGCGTGAGCGACCTTTCAAAGCACTTGCCAAAAAGCTACCTGGGGCTTCCGTTTGAGTTCTTCTATTCCGGCGGCCGCGACCTGAATGCAAGAATCGACGAATGGCTGAAAGAAAGCGGACTGTGA
- a CDS encoding TetR/AcrR family transcriptional regulator → MAEKGNTKQEILEAALDLFSAQGYEATSMQQIDDLKHGMNFRVIDAKTEIFSRQGRVYKTPAAILSREEFIQEYPGSTDFFSWIPNVSLRSN, encoded by the coding sequence ATGGCGGAAAAAGGTAACACAAAGCAGGAGATTCTGGAGGCGGCGCTGGATTTGTTTTCGGCGCAGGGCTACGAGGCGACTTCCATGCAGCAGATTGATGACTTGAAGCACGGCATGAATTTCCGGGTGATTGACGCGAAGACCGAAATATTCAGCCGGCAGGGACGCGTTTACAAAACTCCAGCCGCGATTCTGAGCAGGGAAGAATTCATCCAGGAATATCCCGGAAGTACGGATTTTTTCTCATGGATTCCTAATGTATCACTCAGAAGCAACTGA
- a CDS encoding DUF4405 domain-containing protein yields the protein MRKLLKIITDILMFADFIFLMSHEVVRNLSAHGIFGATLFALFILHHILNGGFYRSLNRGKYNSVRILLSATAWLLFALMILMAFSSVMMSGAVFAFSSINMTSWSRPLHAFSCSWGFLVMGFHLGLHLHSKLKKLETAANGKKADCRNSACFAILQILWILIFALGIFCIVHSQLYVYLFWRNAWKLSAPNIFVCVSEYLGMTAGMIMLSHFAMKLFTEKKHR from the coding sequence ATGCGAAAACTTCTTAAAATCATAACCGATATTCTTATGTTCGCGGACTTTATATTTTTGATGAGCCATGAGGTTGTGCGCAATCTTTCGGCGCATGGAATTTTCGGGGCTACGCTTTTTGCGCTGTTTATTTTGCATCACATTTTGAACGGCGGCTTTTACCGTTCCTTGAACCGCGGAAAATATAATTCCGTGCGGATTTTGCTGAGCGCGACTGCGTGGCTTTTGTTCGCTCTGATGATTTTGATGGCGTTCAGCTCGGTTATGATGAGTGGCGCGGTTTTTGCGTTTTCTTCTATCAACATGACTTCCTGGAGCCGCCCGCTGCACGCTTTTTCATGCTCCTGGGGATTTCTGGTGATGGGCTTTCACTTGGGGCTTCATCTTCATTCAAAGTTGAAAAAACTTGAAACGGCGGCGAATGGGAAAAAAGCGGACTGCAGAAATTCCGCGTGTTTTGCAATCCTTCAAATTCTGTGGATTTTAATTTTCGCACTCGGAATCTTCTGCATAGTTCATAGCCAGCTTTATGTCTATCTTTTCTGGCGGAACGCATGGAAACTTTCCGCTCCGAACATTTTTGTATGCGTGTCAGAATATTTGGGAATGACCGCAGGAATGATTATGCTTTCGCATTTTGCGATGAAACTATTTACAGAAAAAAAGCACAGGTAA
- a CDS encoding recombinase family protein produces MLRQATQNLITALYPRLSHEDELQGESNSISNQKRILEAYAKQNGFTNLRWYTDDGYSGANFQRPGFQAMLADIEAGKVGTVIVKDMSRLGRNYLQVGFYTEMLFPQKGVRFIAVNDNVDSANGGMDNDFTPLRNLFNEWLVRDTSKKIKAVKKAKGMSGKPVTSKPVYGYLMDKDENYIVDEEAAPVVRQIYQLCLAGNGPTKIARMLTEQQIPTPGTLEYRRTGSTRRYHPGYECKWATNTVVHLLENREYTGCLVNFKTEKPSYKVKHSVENPIEKQAIFPNHHEPIIDTETWERVQELRKQRKRPNRYDEVGLFSGMLFCADCGHVLYQQRYQNKNRKQDCYICGSYKKRTRDCTAHFIRTDLLTAGVLSNLRQVTEYAARHESRFVKLLIQQNEIGGKRKTAAATKQLEQAQTRIAEVNRIIKRLYEDNVSGKISDERFMELSADYEQEQRELKDRAAALQEELSKSQAATVNAEKFMGIVRKHLAFEELTPTLLREMIEKIVVHECSYDENGTRRQDIEIYYSFVGKIDLPEA; encoded by the coding sequence ATGTTAAGACAAGCCACCCAAAACCTCATTACCGCCCTTTATCCGAGATTGTCCCATGAGGACGAATTGCAAGGCGAGAGCAATTCCATTTCCAACCAGAAACGGATTTTGGAAGCCTACGCCAAGCAGAACGGCTTTACCAATCTGCGCTGGTACACCGACGACGGCTACTCAGGTGCGAACTTCCAGCGGCCCGGATTTCAAGCCATGCTTGCAGACATTGAAGCCGGGAAAGTCGGCACCGTCATAGTCAAGGACATGAGCAGGCTGGGGCGTAATTACTTGCAGGTGGGATTTTACACGGAAATGCTGTTCCCTCAAAAGGGCGTGCGTTTTATCGCTGTCAATGACAACGTGGACAGCGCAAACGGCGGCATGGACAATGATTTTACCCCTCTGCGGAACTTATTTAACGAATGGCTGGTGAGAGATACGAGCAAGAAAATCAAGGCAGTAAAGAAAGCAAAAGGCATGAGCGGCAAGCCTGTAACCAGCAAGCCAGTCTATGGCTATCTCATGGACAAGGACGAGAACTATATCGTTGACGAGGAAGCCGCCCCGGTTGTCCGGCAGATTTACCAGCTTTGCCTTGCGGGAAATGGCCCGACCAAGATTGCCCGTATGCTGACGGAGCAGCAAATCCCCACGCCGGGGACGCTGGAATACCGCAGGACGGGCAGCACCCGACGCTACCACCCCGGCTATGAGTGCAAGTGGGCGACAAACACCGTCGTCCATCTGCTGGAAAACCGGGAGTACACTGGCTGTCTGGTAAACTTCAAGACGGAGAAGCCCTCTTACAAGGTCAAGCACAGCGTTGAGAACCCCATCGAGAAGCAGGCTATCTTCCCAAATCACCATGAGCCGATTATCGACACGGAAACATGGGAGCGTGTGCAGGAGTTACGCAAGCAGCGAAAACGCCCGAACCGCTATGATGAAGTGGGGCTGTTCTCTGGTATGCTGTTCTGCGCCGACTGCGGCCATGTGCTGTATCAGCAGCGGTATCAGAACAAGAACCGCAAGCAGGACTGTTATATCTGCGGCAGCTACAAGAAGCGTACCCGTGACTGTACGGCACACTTTATCCGCACCGACCTTTTGACGGCGGGCGTGCTTTCCAATCTCCGGCAAGTGACGGAATACGCCGCCAGGCATGAGAGCCGCTTTGTAAAGCTGCTCATCCAGCAGAACGAAATCGGCGGCAAGAGAAAGACCGCCGCAGCCACGAAGCAGCTTGAACAGGCCCAGACACGCATTGCCGAAGTGAACCGCATTATCAAGCGGCTGTATGAGGACAATGTAAGCGGCAAAATCAGCGACGAGCGTTTCATGGAGCTGTCGGCGGACTATGAGCAGGAGCAGCGGGAACTGAAAGACCGGGCTGCCGCTTTGCAGGAGGAACTTTCCAAGTCGCAGGCCGCCACCGTCAACGCCGAGAAATTCATGGGGATTGTGAGAAAGCACCTTGCTTTTGAAGAATTGACCCCCACCCTCTTGCGGGAAATGATTGAGAAAATCGTCGTGCATGAGTGCAGCTATGACGAGAACGGCACCCGCAGGCAGGACATTGAGATTTATTACAGCTTTGTCGGCAAGATAGACTTGCCGGAAGCCTAA
- a CDS encoding replication initiator protein A: protein MRDKAQKRHNTEGGDTIADYIRADTTLPAYLPYPRFLLKMEISQTAKLLYALLLDRSTLSQKNGWQDGEGRIFIVYPVAEIAEMLDKGCTAIKGALKELDAAGLLERERRGFSAPNRLYVKVPPVPVVRFSDQLMAGKATLIQSEKRPYDGRKTDPMMVGKPTPNKTNINNLIENQTMRASGEPPTAYGRYENIFLSKDEYDELQAEYPDRLERLIEEMSHYLAASGKAYQNYAAALHRWAANDKKGAVKQGIPDYTCMEGESL, encoded by the coding sequence ATGCGTGACAAAGCCCAAAAACGACACAACACAGAGGGAGGTGATACTATCGCTGATTATATCAGGGCAGACACCACGCTGCCCGCCTATCTTCCATACCCCCGTTTCCTGCTGAAAATGGAGATTTCACAGACCGCCAAGCTGCTGTATGCGCTTTTATTAGACCGCTCCACCCTGTCACAGAAGAACGGCTGGCAGGACGGCGAGGGCAGGATATTCATTGTCTACCCCGTTGCGGAGATAGCGGAAATGCTGGACAAGGGTTGTACCGCCATCAAGGGAGCCTTGAAAGAACTGGACGCAGCCGGGCTTTTAGAACGGGAACGGCGGGGCTTCTCCGCACCCAATCGGCTTTATGTGAAAGTGCCGCCTGTCCCAGTGGTACGGTTTTCCGACCAACTGATGGCCGGAAAAGCGACCCTCATACAGTCGGAAAAGCGACCTTATGACGGTCGGAAAACCGACCCTATGATGGTCGGAAAACCGACCCCTAACAAAACTAATATAAACAACTTAATAGAGAACCAAACAATGAGAGCGAGTGGGGAGCCGCCCACAGCTTATGGCCGATATGAGAATATTTTTCTGTCAAAGGACGAATATGACGAGTTACAGGCAGAATACCCGGACAGGCTGGAACGGCTGATTGAGGAAATGAGCCATTACCTTGCCGCCAGCGGGAAAGCCTACCAGAATTATGCCGCCGCCTTGCACAGATGGGCGGCCAATGACAAAAAGGGAGCCGTAAAACAGGGCATCCCCGACTATACCTGTATGGAGGGAGAAAGCTTATGA